One window of the Salvia miltiorrhiza cultivar Shanhuang (shh) chromosome 6, IMPLAD_Smil_shh, whole genome shotgun sequence genome contains the following:
- the LOC130987692 gene encoding uncharacterized protein LOC130987692, with protein MKKRSREPKPLIPALAAATGPTLIKHLASCSTAVRSQSLRLLQSWLAAQSQQLSDSDIKKLWKGLFYCLWHADKTPNQVALIDRLISLFHSLQPAVSLEFFRGFLVTLRREWPGIDRLRLDKFYLLIRRFVKALFDLMRLRKWDVGVLGEYFGVLENDALLADDKLQGNGVNYHLASVFLEELAGVTFPVQNEVVDVILRPFFGVLRRGTDKILLGKVKSNVFDELVKAGTELLSKKKLGEDCGESNGNALLGVVALRMGLSGRFYEVTSSVDCIQGNRKVVLGLHDQFLKLEKELESSGIEIGIPEYNDDDDSEVPQLIPIDFDACKDNVDGGFQEGTEDVVRDEQLDKGMEKKSKKAKKGKDGDDKKKKKKKKRKDENKLSEVVDGAEENGDLNMELNGGSGNTLGDYMENELSETVILNLQKQFEKVAAEINSESDDDSDSSAAPVIAKKPSKRAKRAKRAKVGHNQELGDMNTNGTADSGDDDDDADGKSVEKSGKKVRFSMKNNLVWKPQTPLPPESLRLPPSVTPRGSALKKGVPPGPIVEMPAKKKAKQKKKAQNRLKVRPSTMIKRRKKVQTRSS; from the coding sequence ATGAAGAAGAGAAGTCGGGAGCCCAAACCCTTGATTCCAGCTCTCGCCGCCGCCACCGGCCCCACCCTGATCAAGCACTTGGCGTCGTGCAGTACCGCCGTCAGATCTCAATCTCTGCGGCTGCTTCAGTCGTGGCTCGCCGCCCAATCGCAGCAGCTCTCCGACTCAGACATTAAGAAGCTGTGGAAAGGCCTCTTTTACTGCCTATGGCACGCGGACAAGACCCCCAATCAGGTCGCTCTAATCGATCGGCTGATTTCTCTGTTTCATTCGCTGCAGCCGGCGGTCTCGCTGGAGTTTTTCCGTGGGTTTCTAGTTACGCTTCGGCGGGAGTGGCCCGGGATTGACCGGTTGAGGTTGGATAAGTTCTACTTGCTCATTCGCCGTTTTGTAAAAGCGTTGTTTGATTTGATGAGGTTGAGGAAGTGGGATGTGGGTGTTTTGGGGGAATATTTTGGGGTTCTGGAGAATGATGCTTTGTTGGCGGATGATAAACTGCAGGGGAATGGAGTGAATTATCATTTGGCGTCTGTGTTTTTGGAGGAGTTGGCGGGGGTCACGTTTCCGGTGCAGAACGAGGTAGTTGATGTGATTTTGAGGCCATTTTTCGGAGTGTTGAGGAGGGGAACTGATAAGATTTTGTTAGGGAAGGTGAAAAGTAACGTGTTTGATGAGCTGGTGAAGGCGGGTACGGAACTTTTGTCGAAGAAGAAGTTGGGAGAGGATTGCGGTGAAAGCAATGGGAATGCTTTGTTGGGTGTGGTTGCTTTGAGGATGGGGTTATCGGGGAGATTTTATGAGGTTACTTCGTCTGTCGATTGCATTCAGGGGAACAGAAAGGTTGTATTGGGGCTGCACGATCAGTTTTTGAAGCTGGAGAAGGAATTGGAATCATCTGGTATTGAAATTGGTATACCTGAATACAACGACGATGATGATTCAGAGGTGCCCCAGTTGATACCCATTGATTTCGATGCTTGTAAGGATAATGTGGATGGAGGGTTTCAGGAAGGAACTGAGGATGTGGTTCGTGACGAACAGTTGGATAAAGGAATGGAGAAGAAGAGTAAGAAGGCTAAAAAGGGGAAAGATGGAGATgataagaaaaagaagaagaagaagaagagaaaggaTGAAAATAAACTTTCTGAAGTGGTTGATGGAGCAGAAGAAAATGGTGATTTGAATATGGAATTGAACGGTGGTTCAGGCAATACTCTAGGCGATTACATGGAGAATGAGTTGAGTGAAACTGTGATATTGAATCTTCAGAAGCAGTTTGAGAAAGTTGCTGCTGAAATAAATTCTGAAAGTGACGATGATTCAGATTCATCTGCTGCTCCTGTAATCGCCAAGAAACCTAGTAAGAGAGCGAAAAGAGCGAAGAGGGCGAAGGTGGGACACAACCAGGAGCTTGGTGACATGAACACTAATGGAACCGCAGATAGtggagatgatgatgatgatgctgatgGAAAGAGTGTGGAGAAGAGTGGTAAGAAGGTTAGGTTTTCCATGAAGAACAACTTGGTTTGGAAGCCACAGACTCCTCTGCCTCCGGAGAGTTTAAGGTTGCCGCCCTCAGTTACTCCGAGGGGTAGTGCATTGAAGAAGGGCGTGCCTCCGGGGCCCATTGTGGAGATGCCTGCCAAGAAAAAGGCCAAGCAGAAGAAGAAAGCTCAAAATAGATTGAAGGTGAGGCCCTCGACCATGATCAAGCGGCGGAAGAAGGTGCAAACAAGATCGAGCTGA
- the LOC130987693 gene encoding uncharacterized protein LOC130987693 — MPTLNLFTNVPVDGVVASDILKDATKAVAKIIGKPESYVMVVVNGGVPISFGGTEEPAAYGELISIGGLGPSVNGKLSSTIAEILQTKLSIDSARFYVKFYDVERSFFGFNGSTF; from the exons ATGCCGACGTTGAATTTGTTCACAAATGTTCCAGTTGATGGCGTCGTTGCTTCTGATATTCTCAAAGATGCCACTAAAGCTGTTGCCAAAATCATCGGCAAACCCGAATCT TACGTGATGGTGGTGGTGAATGGAGGCGTGCCGATTTCGTTTGGTGGGACGGAGGAGCCGGCGGCCTACGGCGAATTGATCTCCATTGGGGGGCTTGGGCCCAGTGTGAATGGTAAACTCAGTTCAACCATAGCAGAGATTCTGCAGACCAAGCTTTCCATCGACAGCGCTCGCTTCTATGTCAAGTTCTATGATGTTGAG AGATCTTTCTTTGGCTTCAATGGCTCAACTTTTTGA
- the LOC130987694 gene encoding plasma membrane ATPase 4-like, producing the protein MGGDDLSLEKIKNESVDLEKVPIEEVFEQLKCGRDGLSSTEGENRVLIFGLNKLEEKKENKFLKFLGFMWNPLSWVMEAAALMAIVLANGQGKPPDWQDFVGIVFLLVINSTISFIEENNAGNAAAALMAGLAPKTKVLRDSKWSEQEAAILVPGDIISIKLGDIIPADARLLEGDPLKVDQSALTGESLPVTKHPYDEVFSGSTCKQGEIEAVVIATGVHTFFGKAAHLVDSTHQVGHFQKVLTSIGNFCICSIAVGMLAEIIVMYPIQRRSYRNGIDNLLVLLIGGIPIAMPTVLSVTMAIGSHRLSQQGAITKRMTAIEELAGMNVLCSDKTGTLTLNKLTVDKALIEVFAKGCDADHVLLLAARASRTENQDAIDAAIVGTLADPKEARAGIREVHFFPFNPVDKRTALTYIDNNGNWHRASKGAPEQILTLCNCREDFKKKVHGVINKFAERGLRSLAVARQQVPEKSKESPGGPWEFVGLLSLFDPPRHDSAETIRRALHLGVNVKMITGDQLAIAKETGRRLGMGVNMYPSASLLGQHKDESIAGLPIEELIEKADGFAGVFPEHKYEIVKKLQERKHIVGMTGDGVNDAPALKKADIGIAVADATDAARGASDIVLTEPGLSVIISAVLTSRAIFQRMKNYTIYAVSITIRIVFGFMLISLIWRFDFSPFMVLIIAILNDGTIMTISKDRVKPSPLPDSWKLKEIFATGVALGGYLALMTVIFFWLMHETHFFPEKFGVKNIKHNDAEMMSALYLQVSIVSQALIFVTRSRSWSYAERPGMLLMSAFLVAQLVATLIAVYADWSFARVKGCGWGWAGVIWIYSAVFYVPLDLMKFAIRYILSGRAWQNLYENKTAFTSKKDFGKEEREAQWAHAQRTLHGLNQPQEDANSVFNDKSNYRELSEIAEQAKKRAEIARLRELHTLKGHVESVVKLKGLDIETIQQHYTV; encoded by the exons ATGGGAGGAGATGATCTCAGTCTTGAAAAgatcaagaatgaatctgttgATCTG gAGAAAGTTCCGATAGAGGAAGTGTTCGAGCAGCTGAAATGCGGCCGCGATGGGCTGAGCTCCACCGAAGGAGAAAACAGAGTTCTCATCTTCGGCCTCAACAAATTGGAAGAGAAGAAg GAAAACAAATTCCTGAAATTTCTAGGGTTTATGTGGAACCCTCTGTCGTGGGTGATGGAAGCGGCGGCGCTGATGGCGATCGTCTTGGCGAACGGGCAGGGGAAGCCGCCGGACTGGCAGGATTTCGTCGGAATCGTGTTCCTGCTGGTGATCAACTCCACCATCAGTTTCATCGAGGAGAACAACGCCGGCAACGCCGCGGCGGCGCTGATGGCGGGGCTGGCCCCGAAGACGAAGGTGCTGAGGGACAGCAAGTGGAGTGAGCAGGAGGCGGCGATCCTGGTCCCCGGCGACATCATCAGCATCAAGCTCGGCGACATCATCCCGGCCGACGCCCGCCTCCTCGAGGGGGACCCCCTCAAGGTGGACCAGTCCGCCCTCACCGGCGAGTCCCTCCCCGTCACGAAGCACCCCTACGACGAGGTCTTCTCCGGCTCCACCTGCAAGCAGGGGGAGATCGAGGCCGTCGTCATCGCCACCGGCGTCCACACCTTCTTCGGCAAGGCGGCGCACCTCGTCGACAGCACGCACCAGGTCGGCCACTTCCAGAAGGTGCTCACCTCCATCGGGAACTTCTGCATCTGCTCCATCGCCGTCGGGATGCTGGCGGAGATCATAGTTATGTACCCCATCCAGCGCCGGAGCTACCGGAACGGCATCGACAACCTGCTGGTGCTCCTCATCGGCGGCATCCCCATCGCCATGCCGACGGTGCTGTCCGTCACCATGGCCATCGGGTCGCACCGCCTCTCGCAGCAGGGGGCCATCACCAAGCGGATGACGGCCATCGAGGAGCTCGCCGGGATGAACGTCCTCTGCAGCGACAAGACGGGCACCCTCACGCTCAACAAGCTCACCGTCGATAAGGCCCTCATCGAGGTCTTCGCCAAGGGCTGCGACGCCGACCACGTCCTCCTCCTCGCCGCCAGGGCCTCCCGGACGGAGAATCAGGACGCCATTGATGCCGCCATTGTTGGAACTCTTGCTGATCCCAAAGAG GCGAGAGCTGGTATAAGGGAGGTGCATTTCTTCCCTTTCAACCCTGTGGATAAGAGGACTGCTCTCACATACATTGATAACAACGGGAACTGGCATCGAGCTAGCAAGGGAGCTCCGGAGCAGATCCTCACCCTCTGCAACTGCAGGGAAGATTTCAAGAAGAAGGTTCATGGCGTCATCAACAAATTCGCTGAGCGTGGCCTACGATCTCTTGCTGTTGCTAGACAG CAAGTGCCGGAGAAATCCAAGGAAAGCCCCGGTGGTCCATGGGAGTTTGTTGGGCTCTTGTCACTCTTCGATCCTCCCAGGCACGACAGTGCAGAGACCATCCGTAGAGCTCTCCACCTTGGCGTGAACGTGAAGATGATCACTG GTGATCAGCTGGCCATTGCTAAGGAGACGGGGCGCAGGCTTGGAATGGGAGTGAACATGTACCCCTCGGCTTCTCTGTTAGGGCAACACAAAGACGAGTCCATAGCTGGACTTCCTATCGAGGAGCTGATCGAGAAGGCTGATGGTTTTGCTGGGGTGTTTCCAG AGCACAAGTATGAGATAGTGAAGAAGTTGCAGGAGAGGAAGCACATTGTTGGAATGACAGGAGATGGTGTGAACGACGCCCCTGCTCTGAAGAAGGCCGATATTGGTATTGCCGTTGCAGACGCCACGGATGCAGCCAGGGGCGCCTCCGATATCGTGCTCACCGAGCCGGGCCTCAGTGTCATCATCAGCGCAGTCTTGACGAGTAGAGCCATCTTCCAGAGAATGAAGAACTACACG ATATATGCAGTTTCCATCACCATTCGTATAGTG TTTGGTTTCATGCTCATTTCTTTGATCTGGAGGTTCGACTTCTCCCCCTTCATGGTTTTGATCATTGCAATCTTGAACGACG GTACAATTATGACGATTTCCAAGGATAGAGTGAAGCCATCTCCATTGCCAGATAGCTGGAAATTGAAGGAGATCTTCGCCACCGGCGTTGCACTCGGAGGCTACCTCGCGTTGATGACCGTCATCTTCTTCTGGTTGATGCACGAAACCCACTTCTTCCCC GAAAAATTTGGAGTGAAAAACATAAAACACAATGATGCTGAGATGATGTCTGCTCTCTACCTGCAAGTGAGCATTGTGAGCCAGGCCCTGATCTTCGTGACGAGATCGCGCAGCTGGTCCTACGCGGAGCGCCCGGGCATGCTCCTCATGAGCGCCTTCCTCGTTGCGCAGCTGGTGGCGACCCTGATCGCTGTGTACGCGGACTGGTCGTTTGCAAGGGTGAAGGGGTGCGGGTGGGGGTGGGCCGGCGTGATCTGGATATACAGCGCCGTGTTCTACGTGCCACTCGACCTCATGAAGTTCGCCATCCGCTACATCCTGAGCGGGAGGGCGTGGCAGAACTTGTACGAGAACAAG ACTGCTTTCACCTCCAAGAAGGATTTTGGCAAGGAGGAGAGGGAGGCGCAGTGGGCTCATGCGCAGAGGACTCTTCATGGTCTTAACCAACCTCAAGAAGATGCCAACAGCGTCTTCAACGACAAGAGCAACTACAGAGAGCTCTCTGAGATAGCCGAGCAGGCCAAGAAACGCGCTGAGATTGCAAGGCTGCGCGAGCTGCACACGCTCAAGGGGCACGTTGAGTCGGTCGTGAAGCTCAAGGGGCTCGACATCGAGACGATACAGCAGCACTACACCGTCTGA